The Roseicyclus marinus genome has a segment encoding these proteins:
- a CDS encoding bifunctional enoyl-CoA hydratase/phosphate acetyltransferase, with protein sequence MTSLTSTPHDALQIGQEAVVRRLCRAEDLYVFAHASGNLNPMHLPELDGDGDGRAEAVAPSAWVAALISGVLGNQLPGPGTLYLSQDLRFLGRAHAGETLEAGVRVVEKLPDRVVRMAVWVDGPGGRIAEGEARVRAPDAARRFDGLEVPGLIVQAHRQFDALLARAAAFPALPTLVVCPESPDAVMGAVMARAHGLIEPVFVGAPDKIALAAEAAGADLAGIEIVDVPDHRAAALRAVAMIHEGRGRALMKGHLHTDQLLHAILKKEGGLRTNRRVSHVFVMDVPGLDHLLFVTDAAINIAPDLECKVSIVQNAIDLARALGVDQPKVGILSAVETVTPSIPSTLDAAVLSKMAERGQITGGLVDGPLAMDNAVDAGAARTKGLTGMVAGRADILVVPNMEAGNMIAKELTFLAHAGAAGIVMGAQVPVILTSRADDDKARLASCAVAVLCAEARGCA encoded by the coding sequence ATGACCAGCCTGACAAGCACCCCCCATGATGCGCTGCAAATCGGGCAGGAGGCCGTGGTGCGGCGGTTGTGCCGGGCCGAGGATCTCTATGTCTTTGCCCATGCGAGCGGCAATCTGAACCCGATGCATCTGCCCGAGCTGGACGGGGATGGCGACGGGCGGGCAGAGGCGGTCGCGCCTTCGGCCTGGGTGGCGGCGCTGATCTCGGGGGTGTTGGGCAACCAGTTGCCGGGGCCGGGGACGCTTTACCTGTCGCAGGATCTGCGGTTCCTGGGGCGCGCCCATGCGGGCGAGACGCTGGAGGCGGGCGTGCGGGTGGTGGAAAAGCTGCCCGACCGTGTGGTGCGGATGGCGGTCTGGGTGGATGGGCCGGGCGGGCGCATAGCCGAGGGCGAGGCGCGCGTGCGCGCCCCCGATGCCGCGCGGCGGTTCGACGGGCTGGAGGTGCCGGGGCTGATCGTGCAGGCCCATCGCCAGTTCGATGCGCTTTTGGCACGGGCGGCCGCATTTCCCGCGCTTCCCACGCTGGTCGTCTGTCCCGAAAGCCCCGATGCGGTGATGGGGGCCGTGATGGCGCGGGCGCATGGGTTGATCGAGCCGGTTTTCGTGGGCGCGCCCGACAAGATCGCGCTCGCGGCTGAAGCCGCGGGGGCCGATCTGGCGGGGATCGAGATCGTCGATGTGCCCGACCACCGGGCCGCCGCCCTCAGGGCTGTCGCGATGATCCACGAGGGGCGGGGGCGGGCGCTGATGAAGGGGCATCTGCACACCGACCAGCTGTTGCATGCGATCCTGAAAAAGGAGGGCGGGCTGAGGACGAACCGGCGGGTGAGCCATGTTTTCGTGATGGATGTGCCGGGGCTCGACCATCTCTTGTTCGTCACGGATGCGGCGATCAACATCGCCCCGGACCTCGAATGCAAGGTGTCGATCGTGCAGAACGCCATCGACCTGGCCCGCGCGCTGGGGGTGGACCAGCCCAAGGTCGGCATCCTGTCGGCGGTCGAGACGGTCACGCCCTCGATCCCCTCGACGCTCGATGCCGCGGTCCTGTCGAAGATGGCCGAGCGCGGGCAGATCACGGGCGGGTTGGTCGATGGGCCGCTCGCCATGGACAATGCGGTCGATGCGGGGGCCGCGCGCACCAAGGGGCTGACCGGGATGGTGGCGGGGCGGGCCGATATCCTTGTCGTGCCGAACATGGAAGCGGGCAACATGATCGCCAAGGAGCTGACATTCCTGGCCCATGCGGGGGCGGCGGGGATCGTGATGGGGGCGCAGGTGCCGGTGATCCTGACGAGCCGGGCCGATGACGACAAGGCGCGGCTGGCGTCCTGCGCGGTGGCCGTATTGTGCGCGGAGGCGCGGGGATGCGCCTGA
- a CDS encoding acetate/propionate family kinase codes for MRLILTLNAGSSSIKVGLYEAGAAGGLGEPRELARGQVEALGAAAVMEIDAGRARARVEIGVADHATALARLIAGLQPLFAGREIAAVGHRIVHGGADIDGPRLLTPELVAELEALTPLAPLHQPHNLAGLRAAMTAFPQACQVAAFDTAFHRGHPFVNDTFALPRRFYEAGVRRYGFHGLSYDYIAGRLAQDHPELARGRVIVAHLGNGASLCALDGGRSIASTMGFSALDGMPMGTRVGQLDPGVVLYLLEQGMSGGEITDLLYRESGLLGLSGLSHDMRVLLATDSAGAEEAIAYFTFRLAREIGGLAAALGGVDALVFTGGIGENAGPIRARALERLGFLGLSVDPARNAANAAMIHAGPVPILVMPTDEERVIARAAMALAP; via the coding sequence ATGCGCCTGATCCTGACGCTGAACGCGGGGTCAAGTTCGATCAAGGTCGGGCTCTACGAGGCCGGGGCCGCCGGGGGGCTGGGCGAGCCGCGCGAGCTGGCGCGGGGGCAGGTGGAGGCGCTGGGCGCTGCCGCCGTGATGGAGATCGACGCGGGCAGGGCGCGCGCGCGTGTCGAGATCGGCGTTGCCGATCATGCCACGGCGCTGGCGCGGCTCATCGCGGGCTTGCAGCCGCTTTTCGCCGGGCGCGAGATCGCGGCGGTGGGGCACCGGATCGTGCATGGAGGCGCGGATATCGACGGGCCGCGCCTGCTGACACCGGAGCTGGTCGCCGAGCTGGAGGCGTTGACGCCGCTCGCGCCGCTCCACCAGCCCCATAACCTTGCCGGTCTGCGCGCGGCGATGACGGCCTTTCCGCAGGCCTGCCAGGTCGCGGCCTTCGACACGGCCTTTCACCGGGGCCATCCTTTCGTGAACGACACCTTTGCCCTGCCGCGACGGTTCTACGAGGCTGGCGTCCGGCGCTACGGGTTCCATGGCTTGAGCTATGACTACATCGCCGGACGGCTGGCGCAGGATCATCCCGAGCTTGCGCGGGGGCGGGTGATCGTGGCGCATCTGGGCAATGGCGCATCGCTCTGCGCGCTCGATGGGGGGCGATCCATCGCCTCGACCATGGGGTTTTCGGCGCTGGACGGGATGCCGATGGGCACGCGGGTGGGCCAGCTTGATCCGGGCGTGGTGCTCTACCTGCTAGAGCAGGGGATGAGCGGGGGCGAGATCACTGACCTGCTCTACCGCGAAAGCGGGCTTTTGGGCCTGTCGGGATTGAGCCATGACATGCGGGTCCTGTTGGCCACGGATAGTGCGGGGGCCGAGGAGGCCATCGCCTATTTCACCTTTCGGCTGGCGCGCGAGATCGGGGGGCTGGCGGCGGCGCTGGGCGGGGTGGATGCGCTGGTCTTTACCGGCGGGATCGGGGAGAACGCGGGCCCGATCCGGGCGCGCGCGCTGGAGCGGCTGGGGTTTCTGGGCCTGTCGGTCGATCCGGCGCGCAACGCGGCCAATGCGGCGATGATCCATGCGGGCCCCGTGCCGATCCTCGTGATGCCGACCGACGAGGAGCGGGTGATCGCACGGGCCGCCATGGCGCTTGCCCCTTGA